A genomic region of Cryptosporangium aurantiacum contains the following coding sequences:
- a CDS encoding polyprenol monophosphomannose synthase, with protein MERETGPASPQQEYPGLGHVVVVIPTYNEAENIREIVGRLRRAVPEVEVLVADDGSPDGTGEIADELAAADPQVHVLHRAGKEGLGAAYLAGFAWAAEHGADVMVEMDADGSHEPTELPRLLNALRDADVVIGSRKVPGGKIVNWPMSRVMISQIGNLYTRLALSFPVKDSTAGFRAYRAEVLAAKNLGGVASQGYCFQIDMVYRAWRSGYRVVEVPVTFVERERGQSKMSSDIVREALWRVGLWGVQARLESAKKALDRLR; from the coding sequence ATGGAGCGGGAAACCGGTCCGGCTTCTCCACAGCAGGAGTACCCCGGCCTGGGACACGTTGTCGTCGTCATCCCGACGTACAACGAGGCGGAGAACATCCGCGAGATCGTGGGCCGCCTGCGCCGGGCGGTACCCGAGGTCGAAGTCCTGGTCGCGGACGATGGTTCGCCGGACGGAACCGGCGAGATCGCGGACGAGCTGGCAGCCGCCGACCCCCAGGTGCACGTGCTGCACCGGGCGGGTAAGGAGGGGCTGGGCGCGGCCTACCTGGCCGGGTTCGCGTGGGCGGCCGAGCACGGTGCCGACGTGATGGTCGAGATGGACGCCGACGGCTCGCACGAGCCGACGGAGCTGCCACGGCTGCTCAACGCGCTGCGCGACGCGGACGTGGTGATCGGGTCCCGCAAGGTGCCCGGCGGCAAGATCGTCAACTGGCCGATGTCGCGGGTGATGATCTCGCAGATCGGCAACCTCTACACGCGGCTCGCGCTGAGCTTCCCGGTCAAGGACAGCACCGCGGGCTTCCGCGCCTACCGCGCCGAGGTGCTGGCCGCGAAGAACCTGGGCGGCGTCGCGTCGCAGGGGTACTGCTTCCAGATCGACATGGTCTACCGGGCCTGGCGGTCCGGGTACCGGGTCGTCGAGGTGCCGGTGACGTTCGTCGAGCGTGAGCGCGGCCAGAGCAAGATGAGCTCGGACATCGTCCGGGAAGCGCTGTGGCGGGTGGGGCTCTGGGGTGTCCAGGCCCGTTTGGAGAGCGCGAAGAAGGCCCTGGACCGGTTGCGCTAG
- a CDS encoding glycerophosphodiester phosphodiesterase, whose protein sequence is MPPPFLDAPRPLAFAHRGGAAEGYENTMTAFARAVDAGYRYVETDVHATADGALVAFHDRTLDRVTDRTGRISALPLSEVRAARIGGTERVPLFDELLDTWPELRINIDVKADDTVEPLITALRKHDALDRVCIGSFSDARLARIRAAFGPAVATSLGPRDVARLKVASLTGARPRFAPGVCAAQVPIRHKGVRVMDARFVTAAHRLGLHVHVWTVDDPDTMHRLLDLGVDGIMTDRIDVLRAVLTARGHWAA, encoded by the coding sequence GTGCCGCCCCCGTTCCTGGACGCTCCCCGACCGCTCGCGTTCGCCCACCGCGGCGGTGCCGCCGAGGGGTACGAGAACACGATGACCGCGTTCGCCCGCGCGGTGGACGCCGGCTACCGGTATGTGGAGACCGACGTCCACGCCACCGCCGACGGCGCGCTGGTGGCGTTCCACGACCGGACGCTCGACCGGGTCACCGACCGGACCGGCCGGATCTCCGCGCTGCCGCTGAGCGAGGTCCGCGCGGCGCGGATCGGTGGCACCGAACGCGTCCCGCTCTTCGACGAGCTGCTCGACACCTGGCCGGAACTGCGGATCAACATCGACGTGAAAGCCGATGACACCGTCGAGCCGCTGATCACCGCACTCCGGAAACACGACGCGCTCGACCGGGTCTGTATCGGTTCGTTCTCCGACGCCCGGTTGGCCCGGATCCGTGCCGCGTTCGGTCCGGCGGTGGCCACCAGCCTGGGCCCCCGGGACGTCGCCCGGCTGAAGGTCGCGTCGCTGACCGGCGCCCGGCCCCGGTTCGCGCCCGGTGTGTGTGCCGCCCAGGTACCGATCCGGCACAAAGGCGTCCGGGTGATGGACGCCCGTTTCGTCACCGCCGCACACCGCCTCGGGCTGCACGTCCACGTCTGGACCGTCGACGACCCGGACACCATGCATCGGCTGCTCGATCTCGGTGTGGATGGCATCATGACCGACCGGATCGACGTTCTCCGCGCCGTCCTCACCGCCCGCGGCCACTGGGCCGCCTGA
- a CDS encoding FAD-dependent oxidoreductase yields the protein MTVSGGDEYDVIVVGAGPVGENVADQVVRGGLTALIVERELVGGECSYWACIPSKALLRPVAALAEARRVDGAASAVRGGPNAEQVLARRTAFTHNWSDDSQVGWLDSAGIALVRGTARLVGERLVEVRTRDGGVRRVTARHAVVLATGSKPTVPDVPGLAEADPWTSRDATSATAVPDELAILGGGVVGCEMATAFAALGSRVTLVARGSGLLPRLEPFAGEAVVTGLRNAGVDVRLGTTVTTVERDAAGVRIELTDAEGTRTVRADEVLVATGRAPAVDGLGLEAAGVHGLTIDDSCRVEGVDWLYAAGDVNGRALLTHMGKYQARACGAAIVARAGGAAAEPAAWSRYAATADHAAVPQAVFTDPEVGAVGRTEAEARAAGLSVRAVEYDLGQVAGASLYADGYTGRAKLVVDTSRDVIVGATFVGATAAELVHAATVAIVGEVPLDRLWHAVPSFPTISEVWLRLLEAYGR from the coding sequence ATGACGGTGTCGGGCGGGGACGAGTACGACGTGATCGTCGTCGGTGCCGGGCCGGTCGGGGAGAACGTGGCCGATCAGGTCGTCCGCGGCGGCCTGACCGCGCTCATCGTCGAGCGGGAGCTGGTCGGCGGCGAGTGCTCCTACTGGGCTTGCATCCCGAGCAAGGCCCTGCTCCGCCCGGTCGCCGCGCTCGCGGAGGCACGCCGCGTCGACGGTGCCGCCTCCGCGGTCCGGGGCGGCCCGAACGCGGAGCAGGTGCTGGCCCGCCGGACTGCGTTCACCCACAACTGGTCGGACGACTCCCAGGTCGGCTGGCTCGACTCGGCGGGCATCGCGCTGGTCCGCGGCACCGCCCGGCTGGTCGGCGAGCGGCTGGTCGAGGTGCGGACCCGCGACGGCGGCGTCCGGCGGGTCACCGCACGGCACGCGGTCGTCCTCGCCACCGGGAGCAAGCCCACCGTGCCCGACGTCCCCGGGCTGGCCGAGGCCGACCCGTGGACCAGCCGGGACGCCACGTCGGCCACCGCGGTGCCGGACGAGCTGGCGATCCTCGGCGGCGGTGTCGTCGGCTGCGAGATGGCGACCGCGTTCGCGGCGCTGGGCAGCCGGGTGACGCTGGTCGCCCGGGGGAGCGGTCTGCTGCCCCGGCTCGAGCCGTTCGCCGGTGAAGCGGTGGTCACCGGCCTGCGGAACGCCGGGGTCGACGTCCGGCTCGGTACGACGGTCACCACGGTCGAACGCGACGCGGCAGGCGTCCGGATCGAATTGACGGATGCCGAGGGGACCCGCACCGTCCGCGCGGACGAGGTCCTGGTCGCGACCGGCCGGGCACCGGCCGTCGACGGGCTGGGCCTGGAGGCAGCAGGCGTGCACGGGCTGACCATCGACGACAGCTGCCGAGTCGAGGGCGTCGACTGGCTGTACGCGGCCGGCGACGTGAACGGGCGCGCGCTGCTGACCCACATGGGCAAGTACCAGGCCCGAGCCTGCGGCGCCGCGATCGTGGCCAGGGCGGGCGGTGCGGCGGCGGAACCGGCGGCCTGGAGCCGGTACGCGGCCACCGCCGATCACGCGGCGGTGCCGCAGGCGGTGTTCACCGACCCGGAGGTCGGCGCCGTGGGCCGCACCGAGGCCGAGGCTCGCGCGGCCGGGCTGTCGGTGCGGGCGGTGGAGTACGACCTCGGTCAGGTGGCCGGTGCGTCGCTGTACGCGGACGGGTACACCGGCCGGGCGAAGCTCGTCGTCGACACGTCCCGTGACGTGATCGTCGGCGCGACGTTCGTCGGCGCGACGGCCGCCGAGCTCGTGCACGCGGCCACCGTCGCGATCGTGGGCGAGGTACCGCTGGACCGCCTCTGGCACGCGGTGCCCTCGTTCCCCACGATCAGCGAGGTGTGGCTGCGCCTCCTGGAGGCGTACGGACGGTAG
- a CDS encoding Hsp70 family protein: MRVLGIDFGTSNTVAMLRTPDGRVRPLLFDGSPLLPSAVYLGTDGRMVVGRDAERNARVDPSRFEPNPKRRVDDGTIFLGDRELPVTDVFATVLGTVATEARRQIGSLPDEVRMTHPARWAERRRNALIEGAVRAGLPRPKLIAEPVAAASYFTAELQTSVPVGRSLAIYDLGGGTFDATVVRRTAAGFEVLAEGGLPDVGGVDFDHAVIEHLGHVYSRTNGDFWQRLQNPLDATDRRNRRMLWEDVRGAKEMLSRTTSADIHLPAMEIDAHLTRDELERLIRPYLERTVNCLTTTITEAHLTPRDLVGIFLVGGSSRIPLAAHLIHSQLQVAPTALEQPETVVAEGSLRVGTLPGEDSARTTGRPVSAPVPPRSGPPMRPATGPQVSGAGAGRPVAAPTRPVSGPPPHVQRPPSGPPASPAGPMRTPMPPRVANPVPPRPAAPVPPKPVPAQKKSWYQEPAVVVTLIVALVLLLGFFIVLCLAIGSSAEDDPSTGSTYGLGTTTALE; encoded by the coding sequence ATGCGCGTGCTGGGTATCGACTTCGGCACGTCGAACACCGTGGCGATGCTCCGCACACCCGACGGTCGGGTTCGGCCACTGTTGTTCGACGGTTCACCGTTGCTGCCGTCTGCGGTGTATCTCGGGACGGACGGCAGGATGGTGGTGGGCCGAGACGCCGAGCGGAACGCGCGGGTCGACCCCTCGCGGTTCGAACCGAACCCGAAACGACGTGTCGACGACGGAACGATCTTCCTCGGCGATCGCGAGCTTCCGGTGACCGACGTGTTCGCGACCGTGCTCGGCACCGTCGCGACCGAGGCCCGCAGGCAGATCGGCTCGCTCCCGGACGAGGTGCGGATGACGCACCCCGCGCGGTGGGCCGAGCGGCGCCGCAACGCGCTCATCGAGGGTGCGGTGCGGGCCGGGTTACCCCGTCCCAAGCTGATCGCCGAGCCGGTCGCCGCGGCGTCGTACTTCACCGCCGAGCTGCAGACCTCGGTTCCGGTCGGACGCTCGCTGGCGATCTACGACCTCGGTGGCGGAACGTTCGACGCGACGGTCGTGCGGCGTACCGCGGCCGGCTTCGAGGTGCTCGCCGAGGGCGGCCTGCCCGACGTCGGCGGCGTCGACTTCGACCACGCGGTGATCGAGCACCTCGGCCACGTCTACTCGCGCACCAACGGTGACTTCTGGCAGCGCCTGCAGAACCCGCTGGACGCCACCGACCGCCGGAACCGGCGGATGCTCTGGGAGGACGTCCGCGGGGCCAAGGAGATGCTCTCCCGGACGACCAGCGCCGACATCCACCTCCCGGCGATGGAGATCGACGCGCACCTCACGCGCGACGAGCTGGAGCGGCTGATCCGCCCCTACCTGGAGCGGACCGTCAACTGCCTGACGACGACGATCACCGAGGCGCACCTGACGCCCCGCGACCTCGTCGGCATCTTCCTGGTCGGCGGGTCGAGCCGGATCCCGCTGGCCGCGCACCTCATCCACAGCCAGCTGCAGGTGGCGCCGACCGCGCTGGAGCAGCCGGAAACCGTCGTCGCCGAGGGCAGCCTCCGGGTGGGGACGCTCCCCGGCGAGGACAGCGCCCGCACCACCGGTCGCCCGGTGTCGGCTCCGGTGCCCCCGCGGTCCGGTCCGCCGATGCGTCCGGCCACCGGTCCGCAGGTGTCCGGCGCCGGTGCCGGCCGCCCGGTCGCCGCGCCGACGCGCCCGGTGAGCGGCCCGCCGCCGCACGTGCAGCGGCCGCCGTCCGGCCCGCCGGCCAGCCCGGCCGGACCGATGCGGACGCCGATGCCGCCGCGGGTGGCCAACCCGGTACCGCCGCGCCCGGCCGCACCGGTGCCGCCGAAGCCGGTTCCGGCGCAGAAGAAGAGCTGGTATCAGGAGCCCGCGGTCGTGGTGACGCTGATCGTCGCGCTGGTGCTGCTGCTCGGCTTCTTCATCGTCCTGTGCCTGGCGATCGGCAGCTCCGCCGAGGACGATCCGTCGACCGGCAGCACGTACGGCCTGGGGACCACGACGGCACTGGAGTGA
- a CDS encoding FxsA family protein, protein MRAFLAAFVLLIVVPTVEISVLIRVGHEVGLGWTLVLLLASAFLGSWLLRREGGRAFRALRDAAQAGRTPAKESAEGAVVLVGGLLMILPGFLTDVVGILLLLPPIRKLAGHFVLRSAARRLPPDVSTVLLGPMTVRSRRVRGADTAPADAAAPGQGDPMPPRAASPGRGAVIEGEVER, encoded by the coding sequence ATGCGAGCCTTTCTAGCCGCGTTCGTCCTGCTGATCGTCGTCCCGACCGTCGAGATCAGCGTGCTCATCCGCGTCGGCCACGAGGTCGGGCTCGGGTGGACGCTGGTGCTGTTGCTCGCCAGCGCGTTCCTCGGGAGCTGGCTGCTCCGCCGGGAAGGCGGCCGGGCGTTCCGTGCTCTGCGGGACGCCGCTCAGGCCGGCCGGACCCCGGCGAAGGAGTCCGCTGAGGGCGCGGTGGTGCTGGTCGGCGGCCTGCTGATGATCCTGCCGGGCTTCCTGACCGACGTGGTGGGCATCCTGCTGCTGCTCCCGCCGATCCGGAAGCTGGCCGGGCACTTCGTGCTCCGCTCGGCCGCCCGCCGGCTCCCGCCGGACGTCAGCACGGTGCTGCTCGGCCCGATGACGGTGCGCTCCCGGCGCGTCCGGGGCGCCGACACCGCACCCGCCGACGCCGCCGCGCCGGGTCAGGGCGACCCGATGCCGCCGCGGGCGGCGTCCCCCGGCCGTGGAGCGGTCATTGAGGGCGAAGTCGAACGCTGA
- a CDS encoding RNA polymerase-binding protein RbpA, with amino-acid sequence MGERTLRGSRLGAVSYETDRNTELAPRQQGEYLCPRGHRFTVPFAADAEIPITWECRADGTVARIIDGDEPEAKKAKPPRTHWDMLLERRTVAELEEVLAERLEVLRGRRSRSA; translated from the coding sequence ATGGGTGAGCGCACGCTGCGCGGTAGTCGGCTCGGAGCCGTGAGCTACGAGACTGACCGCAACACGGAGCTGGCGCCTCGCCAGCAGGGAGAGTACCTGTGCCCTCGTGGTCACCGGTTCACGGTCCCCTTCGCGGCCGACGCGGAGATTCCGATTACCTGGGAATGCCGGGCCGACGGAACGGTGGCGCGGATCATCGACGGTGATGAGCCCGAGGCGAAGAAGGCCAAGCCGCCGCGGACGCACTGGGACATGCTGCTCGAGCGGCGCACCGTCGCCGAGCTCGAGGAAGTGCTGGCCGAGCGCCTGGAGGTCCTCCGGGGCCGCCGGAGCCGGTCGGCCTGA
- a CDS encoding thymidine kinase, with translation MASARSVRVPTGSPGTLRFFYGPMDCGKSTLALQINHNHARQGRHGLLLTKLDRAGTARISSRVGLTANATEVLDGTDLHEVVRGEWSAGRRVDYLICDEAQFYAPEQIEQAADLADGAGIDVYAFGLATDFRSELFPGSRRLFELADELIRLQVEVLCWCGRPGQQNARVVDGVVTRTGDQILVADTASAGQTAAPPEVRYQVLCRRHYREGDLGPATPSAGQLALGTANGRSSSW, from the coding sequence ATGGCGTCAGCACGTTCCGTCCGCGTCCCCACCGGCTCGCCGGGGACGCTGCGTTTCTTCTACGGGCCGATGGACTGCGGGAAGTCGACGCTGGCGTTACAGATCAACCACAACCACGCCCGGCAGGGGCGGCACGGCCTGCTGCTCACCAAGCTCGACCGGGCCGGCACCGCCCGGATCTCCAGCCGGGTCGGCCTCACCGCGAACGCCACCGAGGTGCTCGACGGCACCGACCTGCACGAGGTGGTGCGGGGCGAGTGGAGCGCGGGCCGCCGGGTGGACTACCTGATCTGCGACGAAGCCCAGTTCTACGCACCGGAGCAGATCGAGCAGGCCGCCGATCTGGCCGACGGCGCCGGGATCGACGTGTACGCGTTCGGGCTGGCCACCGATTTCCGCAGCGAGCTGTTCCCGGGCAGCAGGCGGCTGTTCGAGCTGGCCGACGAGCTGATCCGGCTGCAGGTCGAGGTCCTCTGCTGGTGCGGCAGGCCCGGCCAGCAGAACGCCCGCGTCGTCGACGGCGTGGTGACGCGGACCGGCGACCAGATCCTGGTGGCCGACACGGCGTCCGCCGGACAGACCGCCGCACCGCCGGAGGTCCGCTACCAGGTGCTCTGCCGCCGCCACTACCGTGAAGGGGACCTCGGGCCGGCGACGCCGTCCGCGGGACAGCTGGCGCTGGGCACGGCGAACGGCCGCAGCAGCTCCTGGTAG
- a CDS encoding FMN-dependent NADH-azoreductase: MTLFRLDASIRTQGSVSRAVADTVQAAWQAEHPDARIVRRDLASDLLPASTWATAVSAGMTPAEERTPAQHGAVAMASSLADELLAADAYLFAIPLYNYAIPHHVKSWIDTLLTTPAFGPGATPAVAGRPAVLVTVRGGGYGPGTPREGWDHNTPYLRRVFADMWNLDLEIVEAELTLAEVNPAMAELRPLAAESLEAAHLSAAETGRTLAARLSTPAA, from the coding sequence GTGACCCTGTTCCGTCTCGACGCCAGCATCCGCACCCAGGGTTCGGTCAGCCGGGCGGTCGCCGACACCGTGCAGGCCGCGTGGCAAGCCGAGCACCCGGACGCCCGGATCGTCCGTCGTGACCTCGCGTCCGACCTGCTGCCCGCCAGCACCTGGGCGACCGCGGTCAGCGCCGGGATGACGCCGGCCGAGGAGCGCACGCCCGCGCAGCACGGCGCGGTCGCGATGGCGTCGTCGCTGGCCGACGAGCTGCTCGCCGCGGACGCGTACCTGTTCGCGATCCCGCTCTACAACTACGCGATCCCGCACCACGTGAAGTCGTGGATCGACACGCTGCTCACGACCCCGGCGTTCGGACCCGGCGCGACCCCGGCGGTCGCCGGACGTCCGGCCGTCCTGGTCACCGTGCGCGGCGGCGGTTACGGGCCGGGCACCCCGCGGGAGGGCTGGGACCACAACACCCCGTACCTGCGGCGGGTGTTCGCCGACATGTGGAACCTCGACCTGGAGATCGTCGAGGCCGAGCTGACGCTGGCCGAGGTCAACCCGGCGATGGCGGAGCTGCGCCCGCTGGCCGCGGAGTCCCTCGAGGCCGCCCACCTGAGCGCCGCCGAGACCGGCCGCACCCTCGCGGCCCGCCTCTCCACGCCCGCCGCCTGA
- a CDS encoding VOC family protein: MSDTATLAMVSLDSPDPGALADFYGAVLGWPVVHRQDEYAMISSGVDGVAPIGFGLVEKYRAPAWPDSDSSKRFHLDLYVDDVDAAEARCHTLGATTPEFQPGAEKWRVLLDPAGHPFCLCPRP, from the coding sequence ATGTCCGACACGGCAACGCTGGCCATGGTCAGCCTCGACTCCCCCGACCCGGGCGCGCTCGCCGACTTCTACGGCGCGGTCCTCGGCTGGCCGGTCGTCCACCGGCAGGACGAGTACGCGATGATCAGCTCCGGTGTGGACGGCGTCGCGCCGATCGGGTTCGGTTTGGTCGAGAAGTACCGCGCACCGGCCTGGCCGGACAGCGACTCCTCCAAGCGCTTCCACCTGGATCTCTACGTCGACGACGTGGACGCCGCCGAGGCGCGGTGCCACACGCTGGGCGCCACCACGCCGGAGTTCCAGCCCGGCGCGGAGAAGTGGCGGGTCCTCCTCGACCCGGCGGGCCACCCGTTCTGCCTCTGCCCGCGGCCCTGA
- a CDS encoding MFS transporter, which yields MVTTDTVERSTVQERRGWYFYDWAASAYNTTVITVFLGPYLTSVAERAAGCAEEGQVCGDLHPFGIPVAPGSFFAYALSVSVVAQVLFFPIVGAYADRSWHKKRLLAWLAAFGATATFAMLFVTGDRYLLGGLLLVVSNVLFGSAQVVYYSYLPQLADPDERDAVSSRGWAIGYLGGGLLLLFNVVAVLAGDGLGWSTGDVARWSIVSAGLWWAVFAVFAIRPLRDRPPVETARSRSVFAGFTQLARTLRELGRLPLTMLFLAAYLIYNDGIQTVITLSATYATEELELEQTALVPTILMIQFLAFGGALLLGALARRIGAWKSVLLSLVLWTVVLAAAYFVPARAPLPFVALGAAIGLVLGGSQALSRSLFSQLIPEGKEAEYYGLYEISDKGTSWMGPLLFGLAYQLTDSYRVAILSLIVFFVVGFLLLLAVPMRRAIVAAGNTPPKLL from the coding sequence ATCGTGACCACCGACACGGTCGAAAGATCCACCGTGCAGGAACGCCGCGGCTGGTACTTCTACGACTGGGCCGCCTCGGCGTACAACACCACGGTCATCACGGTCTTCCTCGGCCCGTACCTGACCTCGGTCGCGGAGCGGGCGGCGGGCTGCGCCGAGGAAGGACAGGTGTGCGGGGATCTGCACCCGTTCGGCATCCCGGTGGCGCCGGGCTCGTTCTTCGCGTACGCGCTGTCGGTGTCGGTCGTCGCCCAGGTGCTGTTCTTCCCGATCGTCGGCGCCTACGCCGACCGGTCCTGGCACAAGAAGCGCCTGCTGGCCTGGCTCGCCGCGTTCGGCGCGACCGCGACGTTCGCGATGCTGTTCGTCACCGGCGACCGCTACCTGCTCGGCGGTCTCCTGCTCGTGGTCTCCAACGTGCTATTCGGTTCGGCGCAGGTCGTCTACTACTCGTACCTGCCGCAGCTCGCCGACCCCGACGAACGGGACGCGGTGAGCAGCCGCGGCTGGGCGATCGGGTACCTCGGCGGCGGGCTCCTGCTGCTGTTCAACGTCGTCGCGGTGCTGGCGGGCGACGGCCTGGGCTGGTCCACCGGTGACGTCGCCCGCTGGAGCATCGTCTCGGCCGGGCTGTGGTGGGCGGTGTTCGCGGTCTTCGCGATCCGTCCGCTGCGCGACCGGCCGCCGGTCGAGACGGCCAGGAGCCGCTCGGTGTTCGCCGGCTTCACCCAGCTGGCGCGGACGCTGCGCGAGCTGGGGCGGCTGCCGCTGACGATGCTCTTCCTCGCCGCGTACCTGATCTACAACGACGGCATCCAGACCGTGATCACGCTCTCGGCCACCTACGCGACCGAGGAACTGGAGCTGGAGCAGACCGCGCTCGTCCCGACGATCCTGATGATCCAGTTCCTGGCGTTCGGCGGCGCGCTGCTGCTCGGGGCGCTCGCCCGCCGGATCGGGGCCTGGAAGTCGGTGCTGCTCAGCCTGGTGCTCTGGACGGTCGTCCTGGCCGCCGCGTACTTCGTGCCCGCCCGTGCCCCGCTGCCGTTCGTCGCGCTGGGTGCCGCGATCGGGCTCGTGCTCGGCGGCAGCCAGGCCCTGTCCCGGTCGCTGTTCAGCCAGCTCATCCCGGAAGGGAAGGAGGCCGAGTACTACGGCCTCTACGAGATCAGCGACAAGGGCACGAGCTGGATGGGTCCGCTGCTGTTCGGCCTGGCCTACCAGCTGACCGACAGCTACCGGGTGGCGATCCTGTCGCTGATCGTGTTCTTCGTCGTGGGCTTCCTGCTGCTGCTCGCGGTGCCGATGCGCCGGGCGATCGTCGCGGCCGGAAACACCCCGCCTAAGCTGCTCTGA
- a CDS encoding MarR family winged helix-turn-helix transcriptional regulator has translation MAAVPTSEPPTVPLSDDLGWALGVLFRAYAKAAKMAMSGVPGGPRGYQVLATSVRNTPGTQLALAQQLGVDRTVMTYLLDDLEKAGLVTRQPDPADRRARRIVATDAGRALLQDLDARLDQAENHLLAGLPGDDRAEFRALLQRLAAHVNVSDPINNPCQAVDEMTASDADAC, from the coding sequence ATGGCCGCGGTCCCCACCTCCGAGCCGCCCACGGTTCCGCTCAGCGACGACCTCGGCTGGGCGCTCGGTGTGCTGTTCCGGGCCTACGCCAAGGCCGCGAAGATGGCGATGTCCGGCGTCCCCGGCGGGCCGCGCGGTTACCAGGTGCTGGCCACGTCCGTGCGCAACACCCCGGGCACCCAGCTGGCGCTCGCGCAGCAGCTCGGCGTCGACCGGACGGTGATGACCTACCTGCTCGATGATCTGGAGAAAGCCGGGCTCGTGACTCGGCAGCCCGATCCGGCCGACCGGCGCGCGCGCCGGATCGTCGCGACCGACGCGGGGCGGGCGCTGCTCCAGGACCTCGACGCGCGCCTCGACCAGGCCGAGAACCACCTGCTGGCCGGTCTCCCCGGCGACGACCGGGCGGAGTTCCGCGCACTACTGCAGCGGCTGGCGGCGCACGTCAACGTGTCCGACCCGATCAACAACCCCTGTCAGGCGGTCGACGAGATGACGGCGTCCGACGCCGACGCCTGCTGA